In Thermomonas carbonis, a single genomic region encodes these proteins:
- a CDS encoding ATP-binding protein, with the protein MATPALLSWSGGKDAAWALHVLRERGELDVVGLLTTVTEGFERISMQGIRVDVLQQQARATGLPVLQARIPQACDNATYEAAFAAALVDAQLRWPGLRDIAFGDLFLADIKAYRDAFCARHGWRPHYPLFGSDTASLARDMIAGGLRARLCCIDTTQLDRAFAGRDFDASLLADLPTGIDPCGENGEFHTCVSAGPMFAAPLHLQRGETVLRDGRFAYTDFELATPGPELPLATGTPTQAGTAAC; encoded by the coding sequence TTGGCGACGCCCGCACTGCTGTCGTGGAGCGGCGGCAAGGATGCTGCCTGGGCCTTGCACGTGCTGCGTGAACGCGGTGAGCTCGACGTGGTCGGCCTGCTGACCACGGTCACCGAAGGCTTCGAGCGCATCTCGATGCAGGGCATCCGCGTCGATGTGCTGCAGCAACAGGCGCGCGCGACCGGATTGCCGGTCTTGCAGGCACGCATACCGCAAGCCTGCGACAACGCGACGTACGAAGCGGCGTTCGCGGCAGCACTGGTCGATGCGCAGCTGCGCTGGCCCGGGCTGCGCGACATCGCCTTCGGCGACCTGTTCCTCGCCGACATCAAGGCGTATCGCGATGCATTCTGCGCCCGACACGGCTGGCGTCCGCACTACCCGCTGTTCGGCAGCGACACCGCATCGCTCGCTCGCGACATGATCGCCGGTGGCTTGCGCGCCCGCCTGTGCTGCATCGACACCACCCAGCTCGATCGCGCCTTCGCGGGACGCGACTTCGATGCGTCGCTGCTCGCCGACCTGCCCACCGGCATCGACCCCTGCGGCGAGAACGGCGAGTTCCACACCTGCGTGTCGGCCGGCCCGATGTTCGCCGCGCCGCTGCACTTGCAGCGCGGCGAGACCGTCCTGCGGGACGGGCGCTTCGCCTATACCGATTTCGAGCTGGCAACACCCGGCCCCGAATTGCCGCTGGCGACGGGAACGCCCACACAGGCCGGTACCGCAGCGTGCTGA
- a CDS encoding DegV family protein → MRIGIVVDSACDVPADFIEQEDITILPVTVQIGNAVLADMRNEEATLNFLTGDTAAQAYNAETTPYTVQQVHDLFLNKLVLDYDYVFCICTTRTRSGIFDNAQQASYTILNDYKPVRAASGNNTPFALRVIDSQNVFAGVGVLAIEAARMRAAGETPPKIRAHLENLANSTHGYMVPPDLHYLRNRIKKRGDKSVSFLSAALGTALDIKPILTCHRGETSPVGKVKGFNAAVEKMFDFAGKRVRAGLLTPTMNLSYGGEMEEMRKLPGYERLRETCAEHNVEVFESFMGLSGLVNVGKGAMVLGFASEPHKFE, encoded by the coding sequence ATGCGCATCGGCATCGTGGTGGACTCGGCATGCGATGTGCCGGCGGATTTCATCGAACAGGAAGACATCACCATCCTCCCGGTGACCGTGCAGATCGGCAATGCGGTGCTGGCCGACATGCGCAATGAGGAAGCAACACTCAATTTCCTCACCGGCGACACCGCCGCCCAGGCCTACAACGCGGAAACCACGCCCTACACGGTGCAGCAGGTGCACGACCTGTTCCTGAACAAACTGGTGCTGGACTACGACTACGTGTTCTGCATCTGCACCACGCGGACGCGCAGCGGGATTTTCGACAACGCGCAGCAGGCCAGCTACACCATCCTCAACGACTACAAGCCGGTGCGCGCGGCATCCGGCAACAACACGCCGTTCGCGCTGCGGGTGATCGACAGCCAGAACGTGTTCGCCGGCGTCGGCGTGCTCGCGATCGAGGCGGCACGGATGCGCGCCGCCGGGGAGACGCCGCCGAAGATCCGCGCGCATCTGGAGAACCTGGCGAACAGCACCCACGGCTACATGGTGCCGCCCGACCTGCACTACCTGCGCAACCGGATCAAGAAACGCGGCGACAAGAGCGTGAGCTTCCTGAGTGCAGCACTCGGAACGGCCCTGGACATCAAGCCGATCCTCACCTGCCATCGCGGCGAGACCAGCCCGGTCGGCAAGGTCAAGGGCTTCAACGCGGCGGTCGAGAAGATGTTCGACTTCGCCGGCAAGCGGGTGCGCGCCGGCCTGCTGACCCCGACGATGAACCTCAGCTACGGCGGCGAGATGGAAGAGATGCGCAAGCTGCCCGGATACGAACGCCTGCGTGAAACCTGCGCCGAGCACAACGTGGAGGTGTTCGAGTCCTTCATGGGCCTGTCTGGCCTGGTCAACGTCGGCAAGGGCGCAATGGTGCTCGGGTTCGCCAGCGAGCCGCACAAGTTCGAGTGA
- a CDS encoding cation:proton antiporter, protein MLSEVDPYIGFLLGIGGMVLLASWAPLGLKRLPMPMTLPIVCVALGAFLFGNNVFSGDPSPRTWDTMTERMTELVVIVSLMGAGLKLDRPLGWRRWGTTWRLLAIAMPLTIAATAWLGMVGLGFPLALALLFGASMAPTDPVLASDVQVGPPGKGDGDEVRFGLTSEAGLNDALAFPFVHLAILVAAGGLGGAAAIGEWFGIYVVWKLLAGLGMGLLVGRAMGFLIFSSRRGGLSRHGDGLVALAATLIAYAATEMAHGYGFLAVFVCALTMRARERHHEFHEELHHFSDQVERLLMLLLLVLFGGALARGLLDALTLQDALVCLAILLLVRPLAGMLAMAGSPHPPRERWLLAFLGIRGIGSMYYVAYGINHGSFGDSERLWAAVGFLVLASIVTHGLSSDALLRRLARRRAQADPAA, encoded by the coding sequence GTGCTGAGCGAGGTCGATCCTTACATCGGATTCCTGCTTGGCATCGGCGGCATGGTCCTGCTCGCCTCCTGGGCACCGCTCGGCCTGAAGCGCTTGCCGATGCCGATGACCTTGCCGATCGTCTGCGTGGCGCTGGGCGCGTTCCTGTTCGGCAACAACGTGTTCAGCGGCGACCCGAGTCCGCGCACGTGGGACACCATGACCGAGCGGATGACCGAACTGGTGGTCATCGTCAGCCTGATGGGCGCGGGCCTCAAGCTGGACCGGCCGCTGGGCTGGCGGCGCTGGGGGACGACCTGGCGGCTGCTGGCGATCGCGATGCCGCTGACCATCGCCGCAACAGCATGGCTGGGGATGGTCGGCCTGGGTTTCCCGCTGGCGTTGGCGCTGCTGTTCGGTGCCTCGATGGCCCCGACCGACCCCGTCCTCGCGTCCGATGTGCAGGTTGGCCCGCCCGGCAAGGGAGACGGCGACGAAGTGCGCTTCGGCCTGACCTCGGAAGCGGGGCTCAACGATGCGCTTGCATTTCCCTTCGTCCACCTGGCCATCCTGGTCGCGGCCGGCGGACTGGGTGGCGCGGCCGCGATCGGAGAATGGTTCGGCATCTACGTGGTCTGGAAGCTGCTGGCCGGGCTCGGCATGGGCCTGCTGGTGGGCCGCGCGATGGGTTTCCTGATCTTCAGCAGCCGCCGCGGCGGACTGTCGCGCCATGGCGACGGCCTGGTGGCGCTGGCCGCCACCCTGATCGCCTATGCGGCGACCGAGATGGCGCATGGCTACGGCTTCCTCGCGGTGTTCGTGTGCGCGCTGACGATGCGCGCGCGCGAGCGCCACCACGAATTCCATGAGGAACTCCATCACTTTTCCGACCAGGTCGAACGCCTGCTGATGCTGCTCCTGCTGGTGCTGTTCGGCGGTGCACTGGCGCGTGGCCTGCTGGATGCGTTGACGCTGCAGGACGCGCTGGTCTGCCTGGCCATCCTGCTGCTGGTGCGGCCGCTGGCCGGCATGCTGGCGATGGCGGGATCACCGCATCCGCCGCGCGAACGCTGGCTGCTGGCGTTCCTCGGCATCCGCGGGATCGGTTCGATGTACTACGTGGCGTACGGCATCAATCACGGCAGCTTCGGCGACAGCGAGCGGCTATGGGCCGCGGTCGGCTTCCTGGTGCTCGCCTCGATCGTGACCCACGGGCTGAGTTCCGATGCGCTGCTGCGCCGTTTGGCGCGACGGCGCGCACAGGCGGATCCCGCCGCTTAA
- a CDS encoding serine/threonine-protein kinase: MTQAPNDPERWRRLSALFEQAVDLQDDARDAFLRALPDSDAALIPELRAMLAADDADAALDGRVNVPAGVQAPLPPHAVGTVLGAWKLDGILGQGGMGVVHAAHRVDDFEQRAAVKCLQQRWDGRLQAGRFLRERNILAGLSHPNIARLLDAGIDAHGQPWFAMERIDGLPIDADADQRRLDLRARVRLLLRVCAAVQHAHERFVVHRDLKPDNLLVDGDGNPKVLDFGVAKLLEADAGQATRTGLPAAFTPDYAAPEQLDGGEITAATDVHALGLVLYRLLTGGMPYALDGRSLPERIAAISGQAPMRLEQALATGDANTVDKRLHDRSTDTGSFHRFVGGDLTRILQTALAKEPQRRYATVQAFAADLERFLDGRPVSVSGDTRAYRVRKFVQRNPWGSAFAAMLFATAIGFGVYATVTANRIARQAEQVAAERDRAQAIADFLGKLLAQADPTRADSDLTASQMLERGTTLVDQDESLGIAERAAVLTAIGGVYQVKGDYPRALPALQRAVTLGREAGAPDLAFASSLLELSKVHTRLGQLPDAEARAREAVSLLERLAAGDAEHASGLSQLAVVLSEQERLPEATALLERVVALRSTLPDAATDQNLAANYNNLALNLVELGRPAEAEAAYDAALAILERKFGPEHPYGAFLRGSRAELHEQRGDAVRAREDLERALAIASKALGAEHPFVADVSDRLGRMAIKRGDTEVARKHLEHALRIQQDTLPAGHADIARTREALASLDAMP; this comes from the coding sequence ATGACACAAGCACCGAACGATCCGGAGCGCTGGCGGCGGCTGTCGGCGCTGTTCGAGCAGGCGGTCGACCTGCAGGACGATGCCCGCGATGCGTTCCTGCGCGCACTGCCGGACAGCGATGCCGCGTTGATCCCGGAACTGCGCGCGATGCTCGCCGCCGACGATGCCGATGCCGCACTCGACGGACGCGTCAACGTGCCTGCCGGCGTGCAGGCACCGCTACCGCCGCATGCCGTGGGCACGGTGCTTGGTGCGTGGAAGCTCGACGGCATCCTCGGCCAGGGCGGCATGGGCGTGGTGCATGCCGCGCACCGCGTCGACGACTTCGAACAGCGCGCCGCAGTGAAATGCCTGCAGCAGCGTTGGGACGGCCGGTTGCAGGCCGGGCGCTTCCTGCGCGAGCGCAACATCCTGGCCGGCCTGTCGCATCCCAATATCGCGCGCCTGCTCGACGCCGGCATCGACGCGCATGGCCAGCCCTGGTTCGCGATGGAGCGCATCGACGGCCTGCCGATCGACGCCGATGCGGACCAGCGGCGGCTCGACCTGCGCGCCCGCGTGCGCCTGTTGCTGCGCGTCTGCGCGGCCGTGCAGCACGCGCACGAACGCTTCGTGGTGCACCGCGACCTGAAGCCCGACAACCTGCTGGTGGATGGCGACGGCAATCCCAAGGTGCTCGACTTCGGCGTGGCCAAGCTGCTGGAGGCCGATGCCGGCCAGGCCACGCGCACCGGCCTGCCCGCGGCGTTCACGCCCGACTACGCCGCGCCCGAACAACTCGACGGCGGCGAAATCACCGCTGCCACCGACGTGCACGCGCTGGGCCTGGTGCTGTATCGCCTGCTGACCGGCGGCATGCCGTACGCGCTGGACGGCCGCAGCCTGCCGGAGCGCATCGCCGCGATCAGCGGGCAGGCGCCGATGCGCCTGGAACAGGCGCTCGCGACTGGTGATGCGAACACGGTCGACAAGCGCCTGCACGACCGCAGCACCGATACCGGCAGCTTCCACCGCTTCGTCGGCGGCGACCTCACCCGCATCCTGCAGACCGCGCTGGCCAAGGAACCGCAGCGACGCTATGCCACCGTGCAGGCCTTCGCCGCCGACCTCGAACGATTCCTCGATGGCCGGCCGGTCTCGGTGTCCGGCGACACCCGTGCGTACCGCGTCCGCAAGTTCGTGCAGCGCAATCCCTGGGGCAGCGCGTTCGCGGCGATGCTGTTCGCCACCGCGATCGGGTTCGGCGTATATGCCACGGTGACCGCCAACCGCATCGCCCGGCAGGCCGAACAGGTCGCCGCCGAGCGCGACCGTGCCCAGGCCATCGCCGATTTCCTCGGCAAGTTGCTGGCGCAGGCAGACCCTACCCGCGCCGACAGCGACCTTACCGCCAGCCAGATGCTCGAACGCGGCACCACGCTGGTCGACCAGGACGAATCGCTGGGCATCGCCGAACGCGCCGCGGTGCTGACCGCCATCGGGGGCGTGTACCAGGTCAAGGGCGACTACCCGCGCGCGTTGCCGGCGCTGCAACGCGCGGTGACGCTCGGCCGCGAAGCAGGGGCACCCGACCTCGCCTTCGCCAGCAGCCTGCTGGAACTGTCGAAGGTGCACACGCGACTGGGACAACTCCCCGATGCCGAAGCGCGCGCGCGCGAAGCGGTGTCATTGCTGGAACGCCTGGCCGCGGGCGATGCCGAACACGCCAGCGGGCTGAGCCAGCTGGCGGTGGTGCTGAGCGAGCAGGAGCGACTGCCGGAAGCCACCGCCTTGCTGGAGCGCGTCGTAGCGCTGCGCAGCACGCTGCCCGATGCCGCCACCGACCAGAACCTGGCCGCCAACTACAACAACCTGGCGTTGAACCTGGTCGAGCTGGGCCGCCCCGCCGAAGCCGAGGCCGCGTACGACGCCGCGCTTGCCATCCTCGAACGAAAGTTCGGCCCCGAGCATCCGTACGGCGCGTTCCTGCGCGGCAGCCGCGCGGAGCTGCACGAACAGCGTGGGGACGCCGTGCGCGCACGCGAGGATCTGGAGCGTGCGCTCGCCATCGCCAGCAAGGCGCTGGGCGCGGAGCACCCGTTCGTCGCCGACGTCAGCGACCGGCTGGGCCGGATGGCGATCAAGCGCGGCGACACCGAAGTCGCACGCAAACACCTGGAACATGCCCTGCGGATCCAGCAGGACACCCTGCCGGCGGGCCATGCGGACATCGCCCGCACCCGCGAGGCGCTGGCCTCGCTCGACGCCATGCCCTGA
- a CDS encoding ECF-type sigma factor has translation MGEARTPVAGAGNARYDAQFERLYDQLHSLARRELGDSARTSLDTTSLLHEAFLKLGDSSPDFSDPGHLLAIAARAMRFVLVDHVRARTADKRGGGMERVPLLTDLAEDSGPDLANLLEIDRGLGALQQLEPRLVSVVECRYFGGMEFPEIAGALGISERTAQRDWRRARAFLQVWFGEAT, from the coding sequence ATGGGGGAAGCCCGCACACCGGTCGCTGGCGCCGGCAACGCCCGATACGATGCGCAATTCGAGCGCCTGTACGACCAGCTTCACAGCCTGGCGCGGCGTGAACTCGGCGACTCCGCGCGCACTTCGCTCGACACCACGTCGCTGCTGCACGAAGCCTTCCTGAAACTCGGCGACAGTTCGCCGGACTTCAGCGATCCCGGTCATCTGCTCGCCATCGCCGCACGCGCGATGCGCTTCGTGCTGGTCGATCATGTGCGTGCACGGACCGCCGACAAGCGCGGCGGCGGCATGGAGCGGGTGCCGCTGCTGACCGACCTGGCCGAGGACAGCGGCCCCGACCTGGCCAATCTGCTGGAGATCGACCGCGGCCTGGGCGCCCTGCAACAACTCGAGCCGCGCCTGGTCAGCGTGGTCGAATGCCGCTACTTCGGCGGCATGGAGTTTCCCGAGATCGCAGGCGCGCTGGGGATCAGCGAACGCACCGCACAGCGCGACTGGCGGCGCGCGCGCGCCTTCCTGCAGGTGTGGTTCGGAGAAGCCACATGA
- a CDS encoding S-(hydroxymethyl)glutathione dehydrogenase/class III alcohol dehydrogenase, producing MKSRAAVAFAAGEPLKIVEIDVEPPRAGEVLVRITHTGVCHTDAFTLSGDDPEGLFPVVLGHEGAGIVVEVGEGVTSVKPGDHVIPLYTAECGECLFCKSGKTNLCTSVRATQGKGVMPDGTSRFSYEGQPLYHYMGCSTFSEYTVVAEVSLAKVNPDANPEHVCLLGCGVTTGIGAVHNTAKVQAGDSVAVFGLGGIGLAVIQGARQAKAGRIIAIDTNPSKFDMAREFGATDCINPKDHDTPIQQVVVEMTGWGVDHSFECIGNVNVMRAALECAHRGWGQSVIIGVAGAGQEISTRPFQLVTGRKWMGTAFGGVKGRSQLPGMVEDAMRGDIQLAPFVTHTMGLDGINDAFDLMHEGKSIRSVVHF from the coding sequence ATGAAATCACGCGCCGCCGTCGCCTTCGCCGCAGGCGAACCGCTGAAGATCGTCGAGATCGACGTCGAACCGCCGCGCGCCGGTGAAGTGCTGGTGCGCATCACCCATACCGGTGTCTGCCACACCGATGCCTTCACCCTCAGCGGCGACGATCCTGAAGGCCTGTTCCCGGTGGTGCTGGGCCACGAGGGCGCGGGCATCGTGGTCGAAGTCGGCGAGGGCGTGACCAGCGTCAAGCCGGGCGACCACGTGATCCCGCTGTACACCGCCGAATGCGGCGAGTGCCTGTTCTGCAAGAGCGGCAAGACCAACCTGTGCACCTCGGTGCGCGCGACCCAGGGCAAGGGCGTGATGCCCGATGGCACCTCGCGCTTCTCCTACGAAGGCCAGCCGCTGTACCACTACATGGGCTGTTCGACCTTCAGCGAGTACACCGTGGTCGCCGAGGTCTCGCTGGCCAAGGTGAATCCCGACGCCAACCCGGAACACGTCTGCCTGCTTGGTTGCGGCGTGACCACCGGCATCGGCGCGGTGCACAACACGGCGAAGGTGCAGGCGGGCGATTCGGTCGCGGTATTCGGGCTGGGCGGGATCGGCCTGGCGGTGATCCAGGGCGCGCGCCAGGCGAAGGCCGGGCGGATCATCGCCATCGACACCAACCCGTCGAAGTTCGACATGGCGCGCGAATTCGGCGCGACCGATTGCATCAATCCGAAGGACCATGACACGCCGATCCAGCAGGTCGTGGTCGAGATGACCGGCTGGGGCGTGGATCACAGCTTCGAGTGCATCGGCAACGTCAACGTGATGCGCGCCGCGCTGGAATGCGCGCATCGTGGCTGGGGCCAGTCGGTGATCATCGGCGTGGCCGGTGCCGGGCAGGAAATCAGCACGCGCCCGTTCCAGCTGGTGACCGGGCGCAAGTGGATGGGTACCGCGTTCGGTGGCGTGAAGGGCCGAAGCCAGTTGCCGGGCATGGTGGAAGACGCGATGCGCGGCGACATCCAGCTGGCGCCGTTCGTGACCCACACGATGGGGCTCGATGGCATCAACGATGCGTTCGACCTGATGCATGAGGGCAAGTCGATCCGCAGCGTGGTGCATTTCTGA
- a CDS encoding serine/threonine-protein kinase gives MDSDRWQRLQNALGAAVDCPVDQRPALIDRLCAGDQGFRSELESLVREWDADPGFLERPPDIGAPTFELPEDADPLLGCGVGAWTIVRRIGSGGMGSVYLAERSDGGFAQQAAIKIIARGLESADLVARFTTERRILAALDHPNIATLLDGGVTADGRPWFAMPYLEGAQPLDAWCDDRRLPLAGRIDLLRQVCGAAQFAHQNLVVHRDIKPANILVTPQGTPMLMDFGIAKLLDRPGQDQTATQIYTPQYASPEQRSGAPVTTASDIYQLGILCYRLFCGELPFDGNGQAADANAAKPSERVTAAAAELRGETEHGLRRRLRGDLDTICLHALRFDPQRRYRSAEGLSDDLKLHLRGLPVDARPDTFLYRAGKFLNRNRWSASLTVLLIAVALGFGVFASQTASRIALQSDALRTERDRAEITAQFLTRLFEQADPTRAQRDITAGEMLQRGLELLQDSDTLRDGERAAVLTAVGGAYQARGEWDRARSVLADAVETGRRAGLSGKPRSNSLLELSKVEYRLENYAASERLARQALAALDGALDVEPNDRTSALNQIALALSDQDRLDEAAVLLEQVVALRRSQPGADTDQNLSASLNNLGMTYMELNRLDRAEAAFVDSLAIIERRFGPQHPYGAFVRGGRASLHEQRGDLELARKDLQDAERIATSTLDEGHPFIAEVRQRLERMSPGGDSP, from the coding sequence ATGGACAGTGATCGCTGGCAGCGCTTGCAGAACGCACTGGGTGCGGCCGTGGATTGCCCCGTCGACCAGCGCCCGGCACTGATCGACCGTCTCTGCGCAGGCGATCAGGGCTTTCGCTCCGAGCTCGAATCGCTGGTGCGCGAGTGGGATGCAGACCCGGGTTTCCTCGAACGACCGCCCGATATCGGTGCCCCGACCTTCGAGCTGCCGGAGGATGCCGACCCGCTGCTGGGCTGCGGCGTCGGCGCGTGGACGATCGTGCGCCGCATCGGCTCCGGCGGCATGGGGTCGGTGTACCTGGCCGAGCGCAGCGACGGCGGCTTTGCGCAGCAGGCTGCGATCAAGATCATCGCCCGTGGGCTGGAATCGGCCGATCTGGTTGCGCGCTTCACCACCGAACGGCGGATCCTGGCTGCACTCGACCATCCGAACATCGCCACCCTGCTTGACGGCGGCGTCACCGCGGACGGGCGGCCCTGGTTTGCGATGCCCTATCTCGAGGGCGCCCAACCGCTGGACGCCTGGTGCGACGACCGGCGGCTGCCGCTCGCCGGCCGGATCGACCTGCTGCGTCAGGTCTGTGGCGCGGCGCAGTTCGCGCACCAGAATCTCGTCGTTCACCGCGACATCAAGCCGGCCAACATCCTGGTCACCCCGCAGGGAACGCCGATGCTGATGGACTTCGGCATCGCCAAGCTGCTCGACCGACCGGGTCAGGACCAGACCGCCACGCAGATCTACACGCCGCAGTACGCCAGCCCGGAACAACGCAGCGGCGCGCCGGTGACCACGGCCAGCGACATCTACCAGCTCGGCATCCTGTGCTACCGGCTGTTCTGCGGCGAGCTTCCCTTCGACGGCAACGGGCAGGCAGCGGATGCGAACGCCGCCAAGCCCTCGGAGCGCGTCACCGCCGCGGCCGCTGAGCTGCGCGGCGAAACCGAACATGGCCTGCGCCGCCGATTGCGCGGCGATCTCGACACCATTTGCCTGCACGCACTGCGCTTCGACCCCCAGCGGCGCTACCGTTCCGCGGAAGGCCTGTCGGACGATCTCAAGCTGCACCTGCGCGGGCTGCCGGTGGACGCGCGACCGGACACCTTCCTGTACCGGGCAGGCAAGTTCCTCAACCGCAACCGCTGGAGCGCATCGCTCACGGTGCTGCTGATTGCCGTTGCGCTCGGCTTCGGCGTGTTCGCGTCGCAGACGGCCTCGCGCATTGCCCTGCAGAGCGATGCCCTGCGCACCGAGCGCGACCGCGCCGAGATCACCGCGCAATTCCTGACCCGGCTGTTCGAGCAGGCCGACCCCACCCGCGCGCAGCGCGACATCACCGCCGGCGAAATGCTGCAGCGTGGACTCGAATTGCTCCAGGACAGCGATACGCTGCGCGATGGCGAGCGGGCGGCGGTGCTGACCGCCGTCGGCGGTGCCTATCAGGCCCGCGGTGAATGGGACCGCGCCCGCAGCGTGCTCGCCGACGCGGTGGAAACGGGACGCCGAGCCGGCCTGAGCGGCAAGCCACGCAGCAACAGCCTGCTTGAACTGTCGAAAGTGGAATACCGCCTCGAGAACTACGCGGCATCCGAGCGTCTCGCACGCCAGGCGCTGGCGGCGCTCGATGGCGCGCTGGATGTCGAGCCCAACGATCGCACCAGCGCGCTCAACCAGATCGCGCTGGCGCTCAGCGACCAGGATCGCCTCGACGAGGCGGCGGTGCTGCTGGAACAAGTGGTGGCGCTGCGGCGCAGCCAGCCCGGCGCCGACACCGACCAGAACCTCAGCGCCAGTCTCAACAACCTGGGCATGACCTACATGGAGCTGAACCGGCTCGACCGCGCCGAAGCCGCGTTCGTGGACTCGCTGGCGATCATCGAACGACGCTTCGGCCCACAGCATCCCTATGGCGCCTTCGTGCGCGGCGGTCGCGCCAGCCTGCATGAGCAACGCGGCGATCTGGAGCTGGCGCGAAAAGACCTGCAGGATGCCGAGCGCATCGCCACCAGCACGCTCGACGAGGGTCACCCCTTCATCGCCGAGGTGCGCCAGCGGCTGGAACGCATGTCTCCCGGTGGCGATTCGCCATGA
- the fghA gene encoding S-formylglutathione hydrolase — protein sequence MQRIEHRACFGGWQNVYEHASATLGCTMRFAIYLPPQAADGPVPVLYWLSGLTCNEQNFITKAGAQRYAAEHGIAIVCPDTSPRGDGVADAEGYDLGKGAGFYVNATQAPWAAHYRMHDYVVVELPALIEANFPVTASRSISGHSMGGHGALVLALRNPGRYRSVSAFSPIVAPSKVPWGERALTAYLGEDRESWKAWDACELVKQASDKLPLLVDQGGDDEFLDGQLRPQLLQAAAVAAGHPLQLRMRPGYDHSYYFIASFIGEHVAHHAAALRSGAAAES from the coding sequence ATGCAGCGCATCGAACACCGCGCCTGCTTCGGCGGCTGGCAGAACGTCTACGAACATGCGTCGGCCACGCTCGGCTGCACGATGCGCTTCGCGATCTACCTGCCGCCGCAGGCTGCGGATGGCCCGGTGCCGGTGCTGTACTGGCTGTCGGGGCTGACCTGCAACGAGCAGAACTTCATCACCAAGGCCGGCGCGCAGCGCTACGCCGCCGAGCACGGCATCGCCATCGTGTGTCCCGACACCAGTCCGCGCGGCGACGGCGTGGCCGATGCCGAAGGCTACGACCTCGGCAAGGGCGCAGGCTTCTACGTCAATGCGACGCAGGCACCGTGGGCCGCGCACTACCGCATGCACGATTACGTGGTCGTCGAATTACCGGCGCTGATCGAGGCGAACTTCCCAGTCACCGCGTCACGTTCGATCAGCGGGCATTCGATGGGCGGGCACGGTGCGCTGGTACTGGCGCTGCGCAACCCGGGGCGCTACCGCAGCGTGTCGGCGTTCTCGCCGATCGTGGCGCCGTCGAAGGTGCCGTGGGGCGAGAGAGCATTGACCGCCTATCTCGGCGAAGACCGCGAGTCGTGGAAGGCCTGGGATGCCTGCGAGCTGGTGAAGCAGGCATCGGACAAGCTGCCGCTGCTGGTCGACCAGGGCGGCGACGACGAGTTCCTCGACGGCCAGTTGCGCCCGCAGCTCCTGCAGGCCGCCGCGGTGGCCGCCGGCCATCCGCTGCAATTGCGCATGCGCCCCGGTTACGACCACAGCTACTACTTCATCGCCAGCTTCATCGGCGAACACGTGGCCCATCACGCGGCGGCATTGCGAAGCGGCGCAGCGGCGGAAAGTTAA
- a CDS encoding ECF-type sigma factor, with protein MSGHITRLLYEASGGNRDALDALMPLLYAQLHDAAHRQLRGERAGHTLDTAALVNETYLRLAAQERAQWQSRVQFLAVASLVMRRVLVNHAKQRNRHKRGGSGEPLTLGHAQHVAADTPEVDVEALDQALDRLAEIDARAARVVECRYFGGLDIHETAEALNIAAATVKRDWVLAKTWLRRELEGGAGAPEPAA; from the coding sequence ATGAGCGGACACATCACGCGCCTGCTGTACGAGGCCAGCGGCGGCAATCGCGACGCCCTCGATGCGCTGATGCCTCTGCTTTACGCGCAATTGCACGATGCCGCACACCGGCAGCTGCGCGGCGAACGCGCCGGCCACACCCTCGACACCGCCGCACTGGTCAATGAAACCTATCTGCGGCTCGCCGCGCAAGAGCGCGCGCAGTGGCAGAGCCGCGTGCAGTTTCTTGCGGTGGCTTCGCTGGTCATGCGTCGCGTGCTGGTCAACCACGCCAAGCAGCGCAATCGGCACAAGCGCGGCGGCAGCGGCGAACCGCTCACCCTGGGCCATGCGCAGCACGTTGCCGCCGACACTCCCGAGGTGGATGTCGAGGCGCTCGATCAGGCGCTGGACCGGCTTGCCGAGATCGACGCCCGCGCGGCCCGTGTCGTCGAATGCCGCTACTTCGGCGGCCTGGACATCCACGAAACCGCCGAAGCCCTCAACATCGCGGCCGCCACCGTCAAGCGCGACTGGGTGCTCGCCAAGACCTGGCTGCGGCGCGAACTGGAAGGCGGCGCTGGAGCACCCGAACCGGCGGCCTGA